From Saccharothrix espanaensis DSM 44229, the proteins below share one genomic window:
- a CDS encoding D-alanyl-D-alanine carboxypeptidase family protein: MRSSASRRPVALVLAACTLMATAVFGASTAQAQSAPCDNRVSPPPAVDTSEQVAPGTKAPPPLDVPENPVGGERMGECGIVLPANAQRPPDSITAKSWLLADLDSGAVLAGFDPHGRQRPASVMKVLLAMVVAKELSPDATVAAGADDIAQECTCIGLRNGAQYTVEQLLQALVMASGNDVAHALARRLGGLPSAIRKMNALAMELGALDTRAVTPSGLDAPGTSTSAYDVALIFRAAMKYPDFAKAVVTQRIDFPAPNGVGTVPVLNDNKLLTTYEGALGGRSGFTDDAQHTYVGAAERNGRKLVVVLLRGQQTPTKMTDQAAQLLDYGFDLPAGEPVGRLVDGAPQTKKKTQEPKPSPTSANVDQVAESRNTSNTAMFKAFGNVGGPITAVAGLGLVLGFVLYLRNKKAKAARAARAAAQTRQSG; this comes from the coding sequence GTGCGTTCCTCCGCGTCCCGACGCCCCGTTGCCCTGGTGCTGGCTGCCTGCACGCTGATGGCCACCGCAGTGTTCGGCGCCTCGACCGCACAGGCGCAGTCCGCCCCGTGCGACAACAGGGTGTCACCACCCCCGGCGGTCGATACCTCCGAACAGGTGGCGCCCGGCACCAAAGCGCCGCCTCCGCTGGACGTCCCGGAGAACCCGGTCGGCGGCGAGCGGATGGGCGAGTGCGGCATCGTGCTGCCCGCCAACGCCCAGCGGCCGCCGGACAGCATCACCGCGAAGAGCTGGCTGCTCGCCGACCTCGACTCGGGCGCGGTCCTCGCGGGCTTCGACCCGCACGGCCGCCAGCGCCCGGCGTCGGTGATGAAGGTGCTGCTGGCGATGGTCGTGGCCAAGGAGCTCTCGCCGGACGCGACGGTCGCCGCCGGCGCCGACGACATCGCCCAGGAGTGCACCTGCATCGGCCTGCGCAACGGCGCGCAGTACACCGTCGAGCAGCTGCTCCAGGCGCTGGTGATGGCCTCGGGCAACGACGTGGCGCACGCCCTGGCCCGCCGGCTCGGCGGCCTGCCCAGCGCGATCCGCAAGATGAACGCGCTGGCCATGGAGCTGGGCGCGCTGGACACCCGCGCGGTCACGCCGTCCGGGCTCGACGCGCCGGGCACCAGCACCTCGGCCTACGACGTGGCGCTGATCTTCCGGGCCGCGATGAAGTACCCGGACTTCGCCAAGGCCGTGGTCACCCAGCGCATCGACTTCCCCGCGCCCAACGGCGTCGGGACCGTGCCGGTGCTCAACGACAACAAGCTGCTGACCACCTACGAGGGCGCGCTCGGCGGCCGGTCCGGGTTCACCGACGACGCCCAGCACACCTACGTGGGCGCGGCGGAGCGCAACGGCCGCAAGCTCGTCGTGGTGCTGCTGCGCGGTCAGCAGACCCCCACCAAGATGACCGACCAGGCCGCGCAGCTGCTGGACTACGGCTTCGACCTGCCCGCCGGCGAGCCGGTGGGGCGGCTGGTGGACGGCGCGCCGCAGACCAAGAAGAAGACCCAGGAACCCAAGCCGTCGCCCACCAGCGCGAACGTCGACCAGGTGGCGGAGTCGCGGAACACGTCGAACACCGCCATGTTCAAGGCGTTCGGCAACGTCGGCGGCCCGATCACCGCCGTCGCGGGTCTCGGCTTGGTGCTGGGGTTCGTGTTGTACCTGCGCAACAAGAAGGCCAAGGCCGCCCGTGCCGCCCGTGCCGCCGCCCAGACCCGGCAGTCCGGCTGA
- a CDS encoding succinate dehydrogenase iron-sulfur subunit, giving the protein MTATAEVSTGSRGSQPPVPDGAITVTLKIRRFNPEFDDEPRWDSFEIPALASDRVLNLLHYVKWYLDGTLTFRRSCAHGICGSDAMRINGVNRLACKVLLKDLLAGGGKQTTITVEPIKGLPVHKDLLVDMEPFFEAFRAVKPYLITYGNEPTRERVQSVADRERFDDTTKCILCACCTTSCPVYWTEGSYFGPAAIVNAHRFIFDSRDEGAEERLDILNDIDGVWRCRTTFNCTDACPRGIQVTKAIQEVKRALLFKRV; this is encoded by the coding sequence ATGACCGCTACCGCTGAAGTGTCCACGGGCTCGCGCGGCTCCCAGCCCCCGGTCCCGGACGGCGCGATCACCGTCACCCTGAAGATCCGCCGCTTCAACCCGGAGTTCGACGACGAGCCGCGCTGGGACTCGTTCGAGATCCCGGCGCTCGCGTCGGACCGCGTGCTCAACCTGCTGCACTACGTGAAGTGGTACCTGGACGGCACGCTGACGTTCCGCCGGTCGTGCGCGCACGGCATCTGCGGCTCGGACGCGATGCGCATCAACGGCGTGAACCGGCTGGCGTGCAAGGTCCTGCTCAAGGACCTGCTCGCGGGCGGCGGCAAGCAGACCACGATCACCGTCGAGCCCATCAAGGGCCTGCCGGTGCACAAGGACCTGCTGGTCGACATGGAGCCGTTCTTCGAGGCGTTCCGGGCGGTCAAGCCGTACCTGATCACCTACGGCAACGAGCCGACCCGCGAGCGGGTGCAGTCGGTGGCCGACCGCGAGCGGTTCGACGACACCACGAAGTGCATCCTGTGCGCCTGCTGCACCACGTCGTGCCCGGTGTACTGGACCGAGGGCTCGTACTTCGGCCCGGCGGCGATCGTGAACGCCCACCGCTTCATCTTCGACTCGCGCGACGAGGGCGCGGAGGAGCGGCTGGACATCCTGAACGACATCGACGGCGTGTGGCGCTGCCGGACGACGTTCAACTGCACGGACGCCTGCCCGCGTGGCATCCAGGTGACCAAGGCGATCCAGGAAGTGAAGCGCGCGCTGCTGTTCAAGCGCGTCTGA
- the sdhC gene encoding succinate dehydrogenase, cytochrome b556 subunit: MAGTTATERSGTSKGGGTLYRGDLGMWSWVAHRITGVLTFFFLFAHVLDTALVRVSPDAYDKVIETYKNPIVNLFEVGLVGAVLYHALNGIRVMLVDFWAKGPKYQRPMLWTVLVVWVAVMLPGTYFMMVRTVSDMFGGH; the protein is encoded by the coding sequence ATGGCCGGCACCACCGCAACAGAGCGGTCGGGCACCTCCAAAGGAGGCGGCACGCTCTACCGTGGCGATCTGGGCATGTGGTCCTGGGTCGCCCATCGCATCACCGGTGTGTTGACGTTCTTCTTCCTGTTCGCGCACGTCCTGGACACCGCCCTGGTGCGGGTGTCGCCGGACGCGTACGACAAGGTCATCGAGACCTACAAGAACCCGATCGTCAACCTGTTCGAGGTCGGGCTGGTCGGCGCGGTGCTCTACCACGCGCTCAACGGCATCCGGGTGATGCTCGTCGACTTCTGGGCCAAGGGCCCGAAGTACCAGCGGCCGATGCTGTGGACGGTCCTCGTCGTGTGGGTGGCCGTGATGCTCCCGGGCACCTACTTCATGATGGTCCGCACGGTGTCCGACATGTTCGGGGGTCACTGA
- the yhjD gene encoding inner membrane protein YhjD, which produces MAEESKLDRLRRERPWLDHLFRAAQRYTEQYGSHYAAAVTYFSVLSLVPMLMIGFAIAGFVLATQPELLDGLKNSIAEAVPGALGDTINDVVNQAVASKGTVGVFGLLGAAYSGLGWMSNLRDALTAQWGHAKADLPFLKTALKDLLALLSLGGALVVSFGLTAVGSGFAHLVLEFIGLDGVWWAEALLKLGTIVLALAANWLVFLWVLAKLPRKPVGWRSAIKGAAAAAIGFEILKQVGTIYLSTVTASPAGAAFGPVIGVLVFANLVAQFLLFITAWTATASENLLKDLPAPPPPAVIRPLVEVHRAPSPRTAVGLVGAGVLLGALFRRR; this is translated from the coding sequence GTGGCCGAAGAGTCGAAGCTCGACAGGCTGCGCCGCGAGCGCCCTTGGCTGGACCACCTGTTCCGCGCGGCCCAGCGCTACACCGAGCAGTACGGGTCGCACTACGCCGCCGCTGTCACGTACTTCAGCGTGCTGTCCCTGGTGCCGATGCTGATGATCGGCTTCGCGATCGCCGGTTTCGTGCTGGCCACGCAGCCGGAGCTGCTCGACGGGCTCAAGAACAGCATCGCCGAGGCGGTGCCCGGCGCGCTCGGCGACACCATCAACGACGTGGTCAACCAGGCCGTCGCCTCCAAGGGCACGGTCGGCGTGTTCGGCCTGCTCGGCGCGGCCTACTCCGGGCTCGGCTGGATGAGCAACCTGCGCGACGCGCTGACCGCGCAGTGGGGCCACGCCAAGGCGGACCTGCCGTTCCTCAAGACCGCCCTCAAGGACCTGCTGGCGCTGCTGAGCCTGGGCGGCGCGCTGGTCGTCTCGTTCGGCCTCACGGCGGTCGGCAGCGGGTTCGCGCACCTGGTGCTGGAGTTCATCGGCCTCGACGGCGTGTGGTGGGCCGAGGCGCTGCTCAAGCTCGGCACGATCGTGCTGGCGCTGGCGGCGAACTGGCTGGTGTTCCTGTGGGTGCTGGCGAAGCTGCCGCGCAAGCCGGTGGGCTGGCGCAGCGCGATCAAGGGCGCCGCGGCCGCCGCGATCGGCTTCGAGATCCTCAAGCAGGTGGGGACGATCTACCTGTCCACGGTGACCGCGTCGCCGGCCGGTGCGGCGTTCGGCCCGGTCATCGGTGTGCTGGTGTTCGCGAACCTGGTGGCGCAGTTCCTGCTGTTCATCACGGCGTGGACGGCCACCGCCTCGGAGAACCTGCTCAAGGACCTGCCCGCGCCTCCGCCGCCCGCGGTGATCCGCCCGCTGGTGGAGGTGCACCGCGCCCCCAGCCCCCGCACCGCGGTCGGGCTGGTCGGTGCGGGGGTGCTGCTGGGCGCGCTGTTCCGGCGCAGGTGA
- the trpS gene encoding tryptophan--tRNA ligase, whose protein sequence is MAAENPVANTPEAGPGAPVSRPRVLSGIQPTAGSFHLGNYLGAIRQWVALQETHDAFYCVVDLHAITVEQDPRTLRQNTRVSAAQLLALGIDPEHATLFVQSHVPEHAQLGWVMQCLTGFGEASRMTQFKDKSARQETQVGVGLFTYPILQAADILLYQAHHVPVGEDQRQHLELTRDLAQRFNTRYGKTFRLPEAYIVKDTAKIFDLQDPTAKMSKSVPTGVVELLEDPKRGAKKIRSAVTDTGREVLYDPANKAGVSNLLVIYSALTGRPVDELVTAYEGKGYGDLKKDLGEVYTDFVTPVQARVQEYLADLPELDKVLARGAERAREVAGRTLARAYERIGLLAG, encoded by the coding sequence GTGGCTGCTGAGAACCCCGTTGCGAACACCCCCGAGGCCGGGCCGGGCGCCCCGGTGAGCCGTCCGCGCGTGCTGTCCGGCATCCAGCCGACCGCCGGGTCGTTCCACCTCGGCAACTACCTCGGCGCGATCCGCCAGTGGGTGGCCCTGCAGGAGACCCACGACGCGTTCTACTGCGTGGTGGACCTGCACGCGATCACCGTCGAGCAGGACCCCAGGACGCTGCGTCAGAACACCCGGGTCTCGGCCGCGCAGCTGCTCGCGCTGGGCATCGACCCCGAGCACGCCACGCTGTTCGTGCAGAGCCACGTCCCCGAGCACGCCCAGCTCGGCTGGGTCATGCAGTGCCTCACCGGGTTCGGCGAGGCGTCCCGGATGACCCAGTTCAAGGACAAGTCCGCCCGCCAGGAGACCCAGGTCGGCGTCGGCCTGTTCACCTACCCGATCCTGCAGGCCGCGGACATCCTGCTCTACCAGGCGCACCACGTGCCGGTCGGCGAGGACCAGCGCCAGCACCTCGAACTGACCCGCGACCTCGCGCAGCGGTTCAACACCCGCTACGGCAAGACCTTCCGGCTGCCCGAGGCCTACATCGTCAAGGACACCGCCAAGATCTTCGACCTGCAGGACCCGACGGCGAAGATGAGCAAGTCGGTGCCGACCGGCGTGGTCGAGCTGCTGGAGGACCCCAAGCGGGGCGCGAAGAAGATCCGCTCGGCGGTCACCGACACCGGGCGCGAGGTCCTCTACGACCCGGCGAACAAGGCCGGCGTGAGCAACCTGCTGGTGATCTACTCCGCGCTGACCGGCCGCCCGGTGGACGAGCTGGTCACCGCCTACGAGGGCAAGGGCTACGGCGACCTGAAGAAGGACCTCGGCGAGGTCTACACCGACTTCGTCACGCCGGTGCAGGCGCGCGTCCAGGAGTACCTGGCCGACCTGCCCGAGCTGGACAAGGTGCTGGCCCGGGGCGCCGAGCGGGCCCGCGAGGTGGCCGGCCGCACGCTGGCCCGCGCCTACGAGCGGATCGGGTTGCTGGCGGGCTGA
- a CDS encoding SCO4848 family membrane protein, which translates to MKLSRGMSVFLVVFGAWSWVIWPTFLRNIWKDPRSWDAGPTAFFIVHLVLVVASLTFGTIIGVLGVRGLRAGRQ; encoded by the coding sequence GTGAAGCTCTCCCGCGGCATGTCGGTGTTCCTGGTGGTCTTCGGGGCGTGGTCCTGGGTGATCTGGCCGACTTTCCTGCGCAACATCTGGAAGGACCCCCGATCGTGGGACGCGGGCCCGACCGCGTTCTTCATCGTGCACCTGGTGCTCGTGGTCGCTTCACTCACGTTCGGCACGATCATCGGCGTGCTGGGCGTCCGCGGTCTCCGAGCCGGCCGCCAGTAA
- a CDS encoding succinate dehydrogenase hydrophobic membrane anchor subunit, translating to MSDLTLDKPRSPRRPAARRSNGELYSWLFMRVSGIALVVLVLGHLFIMNILDGGVHRINFGFVAGRWASPFWQFWDLAMLWLAQIHGGNGLRTVINDYARKDATRFWLKVLLYVSMVLIIALGSYVIFTFDPNITS from the coding sequence ATGAGCGACCTGACCCTGGACAAGCCGCGCTCCCCGCGCCGCCCCGCCGCCCGGCGCAGCAACGGCGAGCTGTACAGCTGGCTGTTCATGCGCGTGTCCGGCATCGCGCTGGTCGTGCTGGTGCTCGGCCACCTGTTCATCATGAACATCCTCGACGGCGGCGTGCACCGGATCAACTTCGGTTTCGTGGCGGGTCGCTGGGCGTCGCCGTTCTGGCAGTTCTGGGACCTGGCGATGCTGTGGCTGGCGCAGATCCACGGCGGCAACGGCCTGCGCACCGTGATCAACGACTACGCCCGCAAGGACGCCACCCGGTTCTGGCTCAAGGTGCTGCTCTACGTGTCGATGGTGCTGATCATCGCCCTCGGCTCGTACGTGATCTTCACCTTCGACCCGAACATCACCTCCTGA
- the sdhA gene encoding succinate dehydrogenase flavoprotein subunit, with translation MQFHKYDVVIIGAGGAGMRAAIESGQRARTAVLTKLYPTRSHTGAAQGGMCAALANVEEDNWEWHTFDTIKGGDYLVDQDAAEIMAKEAIDAVLDLEKMGLPFNRTPEGKIDQRRFGGHTRNHGEAAVRRACYAADRTGHMILQTLYQNCVKHGIEFFNEFYVLDICLTETEDGPVCTGAVAYELATGEIHVFQAKSVVFATGGFGKVFKTTSNAHTLTGDGMGIVFRKGLPLEDMEFYQFHPTGLAGLGILLTEGARGEGAILRNASGERFMERYAPTIKDLAPRDIVARSMALEVLEGRGAGPNKDYVLLDCTHLGAEVLESKLPDITEFARTYLAVDPVKEPVPVYPTAHYAMGGIPTNIHGEVLRDNDHVIPGLYAAGECACVSVHGANRLGTNSLLDINVFGRRAGIAAADYANAHEHVELPENPAAQVEAQVALALSEHGHERVADIRTELQATMDANASVYRTEDTLKTALHAVQALKERYQRITVQDKGKRFNTDLLEAVELGFLLELAEVLVVGALARKESRGGHAREDYPNRDDTNFMRHSMYYKQGEGLSADIRLDYKPVTFTRYQPMERKY, from the coding sequence ATGCAGTTCCACAAGTACGACGTCGTGATCATCGGCGCGGGCGGCGCCGGTATGCGCGCGGCGATCGAGTCCGGCCAGCGCGCGCGCACGGCCGTGCTCACCAAGCTCTACCCCACGCGTTCCCACACGGGCGCCGCGCAGGGCGGCATGTGCGCCGCGCTGGCGAACGTGGAGGAGGACAACTGGGAGTGGCACACCTTCGACACGATCAAGGGCGGCGACTACCTGGTCGACCAGGACGCCGCCGAGATCATGGCGAAGGAGGCCATCGACGCGGTCCTCGACCTGGAGAAGATGGGCCTGCCGTTCAACCGCACGCCCGAGGGCAAGATCGACCAGCGGCGGTTCGGCGGCCACACCCGCAACCACGGCGAGGCCGCCGTGCGCCGGGCGTGCTACGCGGCCGACCGCACCGGTCACATGATCCTCCAGACGCTGTACCAGAACTGCGTCAAGCACGGCATCGAGTTCTTCAACGAGTTCTACGTGCTCGACATCTGCCTGACCGAGACCGAGGACGGCCCGGTCTGCACCGGCGCGGTGGCCTACGAGCTCGCGACCGGCGAGATCCACGTCTTCCAGGCCAAGTCCGTGGTGTTCGCGACGGGCGGGTTCGGCAAGGTCTTCAAGACCACGTCGAACGCCCACACGCTGACCGGCGACGGCATGGGCATCGTGTTCCGCAAGGGCCTGCCGCTGGAGGACATGGAGTTCTACCAGTTCCACCCGACCGGTCTCGCGGGCCTGGGCATCCTGCTCACCGAGGGCGCGCGCGGCGAGGGCGCGATCCTGCGCAACGCCTCCGGCGAGCGGTTCATGGAGCGCTACGCCCCCACCATCAAGGACCTGGCGCCGCGCGACATCGTGGCCCGGTCGATGGCGCTGGAGGTGCTCGAAGGCCGCGGCGCGGGCCCGAACAAGGACTACGTGCTGTTGGACTGCACGCACCTCGGGGCCGAGGTGCTGGAGTCGAAGCTGCCCGACATCACCGAGTTCGCCCGCACGTACCTCGCGGTCGACCCGGTGAAGGAGCCGGTGCCGGTCTACCCGACCGCGCACTACGCGATGGGCGGCATCCCGACCAACATCCACGGCGAAGTGCTGCGGGACAACGACCACGTGATCCCCGGCCTGTACGCGGCGGGCGAGTGCGCGTGCGTCTCGGTGCACGGCGCGAACCGCCTGGGCACCAACTCGCTGCTGGACATCAACGTGTTCGGCCGGCGCGCGGGCATCGCCGCCGCCGACTACGCCAACGCGCACGAGCACGTGGAGCTGCCGGAGAACCCGGCCGCCCAGGTCGAGGCGCAGGTGGCGCTGGCGCTGTCGGAGCACGGCCACGAGCGGGTCGCGGACATCCGCACCGAGCTGCAGGCCACGATGGACGCGAACGCGTCGGTGTACCGCACCGAGGACACGCTCAAGACCGCGCTGCACGCCGTGCAGGCGCTCAAGGAGCGGTACCAGCGGATCACCGTGCAGGACAAGGGGAAGCGGTTCAACACCGACCTCCTGGAAGCCGTGGAGCTGGGCTTCCTGCTGGAGCTGGCCGAAGTCCTGGTCGTCGGCGCGCTGGCGCGCAAGGAGTCCCGCGGCGGTCACGCCCGCGAGGACTACCCGAACCGCGACGACACGAACTTCATGCGCCACAGCATGTACTACAAGCAGGGTGAGGGCCTGTCGGCGGACATCCGCCTGGACTACAAGCCCGTGACGTTCACCCGGTACCAGCCGATGGAGCGCAAGTACTGA
- a CDS encoding YrhB domain-containing protein — protein sequence MTQPRGAAEQWLDRVYGGAAEPTRYALLETDRVAVFGCRLRDESLPMLAAALAVPKNGDAPYPLANDRPFADLGIGEDGPDDWRAPTERDWVWRVNARNCVVVVDAVVDRSPASTLPWQPWDERPGWWDRLRGNHFRRSEVSACQDWSEVLAAVRDGGPDTRGVVWVRRELAGVEVTGHLLYAHNDGGEVAVLDGLHGGPADLETATVKELVLARFHRPRPAPEPDVRTVDDAVRKARRHLADVYGGQVVLVDPDPADELDRGWLFACTTRAFLDSGDPRDQMLDAALVVPKDGRRAPFGLPNSDPWPWLERWDAGDDDLTATPAPGPAAWFGPTTARLGEVTGVSAHARWVDVLAEFGTRPPGSAGLVWVRRRDRRGRESVGLLINARRVEGGLELVDGLRPEPVELTDEGVLGLHVVHYRQPSASQVDGLPNR from the coding sequence GTGACGCAACCACGAGGCGCTGCCGAACAGTGGCTCGACCGGGTGTACGGCGGCGCGGCCGAGCCCACCCGGTACGCGCTGCTGGAGACCGACCGGGTCGCGGTCTTCGGCTGCCGGCTGCGCGACGAATCGCTGCCGATGCTGGCCGCTGCGCTCGCGGTGCCGAAGAACGGCGACGCGCCCTACCCGCTGGCCAACGACCGGCCGTTCGCCGACCTGGGCATCGGCGAGGACGGCCCGGACGACTGGCGCGCCCCGACCGAGCGCGACTGGGTGTGGCGGGTCAACGCGCGCAACTGCGTGGTCGTGGTGGACGCGGTGGTCGACCGGTCGCCCGCGTCCACCCTGCCGTGGCAGCCGTGGGACGAGCGTCCGGGCTGGTGGGACCGGCTGCGCGGGAACCACTTCCGGCGCTCGGAGGTGTCGGCCTGCCAGGACTGGTCGGAGGTGCTCGCGGCGGTGCGCGACGGCGGCCCGGACACCCGTGGCGTGGTGTGGGTGCGACGCGAGCTCGCGGGCGTCGAGGTCACCGGGCACCTGCTCTACGCGCACAACGACGGCGGCGAGGTGGCCGTGCTGGACGGCCTGCACGGCGGCCCGGCGGACCTGGAGACCGCGACGGTGAAGGAGCTGGTGCTGGCCCGCTTCCACCGGCCGCGCCCCGCGCCGGAGCCCGACGTGCGCACGGTGGACGACGCCGTGCGCAAGGCCCGGCGGCACCTGGCCGACGTGTACGGCGGGCAGGTCGTGCTGGTCGACCCGGACCCGGCCGACGAGCTGGACCGGGGATGGCTGTTCGCCTGCACGACCCGCGCCTTCCTCGACTCCGGCGACCCCCGCGACCAGATGCTGGACGCGGCGCTGGTGGTGCCCAAGGACGGCCGGCGGGCCCCGTTCGGCCTGCCCAACTCCGACCCGTGGCCGTGGCTGGAGCGCTGGGACGCGGGCGACGACGACCTGACCGCGACCCCCGCGCCCGGCCCGGCCGCCTGGTTCGGGCCGACGACGGCCCGGCTCGGCGAGGTCACCGGGGTCAGCGCGCACGCCCGCTGGGTCGACGTCCTGGCGGAGTTCGGCACCCGCCCGCCCGGCTCGGCGGGCCTGGTCTGGGTCCGCCGGCGGGACCGGCGCGGCCGCGAGTCGGTGGGCCTGCTGATCAACGCGCGGCGGGTCGAGGGCGGTCTGGAGCTGGTCGACGGGCTGCGCCCGGAGCCGGTCGAACTCACCGACGAGGGCGTCCTCGGCCTGCACGTGGTCCACTACCGGCAGCCGTCGGCGTCTCAAGTGGACGGCCTTCCGAACAGGTAG